ATCATTCTTCAACTTCATATCAATTCGcggataataaaaagtttactTGAGAAATGAATGACGTCTAAAAGAACACTCGCGACTAGACTACCCAGTTTATGAAAAAAGCGTCATCCCATCAGATGGAAGATAAAAAATGTTCGTTGGGATGGAATTCCTATCGTagagattttaaaataaatgaactgtaatcccctttttaaaatgaaacaacacaATCATAATTTACTTGATCACTTCCAtgtcaaaatttaattctatTGTGCGGGTAAGGTTAAATCCCATTCCATCCACATTCGTCTAGCACTCTACCTATTCAGTAATTATCTGcaggaaataatttttctcttaATACAATAAGACACGCAACAAATTGCTAAGTTACAACAACTCttgcaataataaaaataactcGCTAACAAGTAAAGACTCTGCTCCCGAACTAGCTTCGCTTTCTTTGTGAAAAGTGAACTAAAAATAGACCATTACCTTCCCAATTTGTGTTATTGCTAAATTTACGACGAtatccatttcaaattctatacaagaaaaaaaaaagttaaattagAACTTGCCTCTTCTTTAAACAATAGTTAGGGCCATCTAATCTAAGCAATAAATAGccattgagtttttttttttctgtattggAAATCTCTTTAGAGAAGACAATGATCTAAAACTTCTTAAAGGATTTCTTAGCTCCAGCAGCTTTGTTGACCTTCAGAACGTTGAAACGAACTGTCTTTGCCAACGGCCGGCACTCGCCAATGGTAACAACGTCATTGAGAGCAACGTCcctgaaaaggaaaagaattcaataagaaacaatacaaaatttgataaaattgaATCGTTTTACCTGAAGCAGGGAGAACAGTGGACCGACATGTTACGATGTCTCTTCTCAAAACGGTTGTACTTCTTGATATAGTGAAGGTAATCACGGCGGATGACAATAGTCCTCTGCATCTTCATCTTCTGGACAACACCAGTAAGAATTCGACCACGAATGGAAACATCACCAGTGAATGGGCACTTCTTGTCAATGTAGGTACCCTCAATAGCCTGCGATAAATAAAAGATCAATAAAATGTTCCAAAACAAGATGAGTATAAACATGCAACAGATGCAAATCAAACTGAACTACAAGTGCATTGACAACTTTACCTCACGGGGAGTTTTGAATCCAAGACCAACATTCCTATGGTACCTcagatttttctgtttcttaccACTCTTCTTGTTCAAGAAGACAGTGGGTTGCTTCTGGAAGGACTTCTCGTTCTACAAAGATCGGGTGCAAAGGGAAACAAGCATTCAATCAAAACGTTTCATGCAATTCAAGGCATTCACAAAATAACACACAAGACGTACTTAAAACTACCCCGTACAAAGCAGGCAGCAGGCATATATGTGCAAATGGGTTGCAATTCCATATACTGCTGTTGCTTTTACCTCTCTGGGAGTCTTGAACCCCAAACCAACTGCTCTGGTATAGCGTTCaatcttattctttttgttaGTAGCATTTTTCCGGTTAAGGAAAATGGTAGGCTGACGCTGAAACGAACGTTCTCCCTAATTTTACAGGAACAAACCAAAATTGATGACACTTTCACTAAcaaaattttgacatttcaacTCCCAGGGGATACAACCATTCTACTTAACTATTAAAAAACGCCATAAAAGTGTTTCTGGTTAGAAAGTTCCCTAGTTGAAaaacaactttaaaatttCACTCCCATGTAACACATATTGATGAAAGCTTGCAAAAACCATGTGGCCTGGGAGGCCGGTAGCTCAACAAACTAGACAGTTCCCCGATAAAGCAAATCGACTCGATATCCAAAATAACTTGATCAG
The sequence above is drawn from the Daphnia pulicaria isolate SC F1-1A chromosome 1, SC_F0-13Bv2, whole genome shotgun sequence genome and encodes:
- the LOC124317931 gene encoding 40S ribosomal protein S11-like isoform X1, which gives rise to MADQGERSFQRQPTIFLNRKNATNKKNKIERYTRAVGLGFKTPREAIEGTYIDKKCPFTGDVSIRGRILTGVVQKMKMQRTIVIRRDYLHYIKKYNRFEKRHRNMSVHCSPCFRDVALNDVVTIGECRPLAKTVRFNVLKVNKAAGAKKSFKKF
- the LOC124317931 gene encoding 40S ribosomal protein S11-like isoform X2, whose amino-acid sequence is MADQNEKSFQKQPTVFLNKKSGKKQKNLRYHRNVGLGFKTPREAIEGTYIDKKCPFTGDVSIRGRILTGVVQKMKMQRTIVIRRDYLHYIKKYNRFEKRHRNMSVHCSPCFRDVALNDVVTIGECRPLAKTVRFNVLKVNKAAGAKKSFKKF
- the LOC124317931 gene encoding 40S ribosomal protein S11-like isoform X3 encodes the protein MADQGERSFQRQPTIFLNRKNATNKKNKIERYTRAVGLGFKTPRENEKSFQKQPTVFLNKKSGKKQKNLRYHRNVGLGFKTPREAIEGTYIDKKCPFTGDVSIRGRILTGVVQKMKMQRTIVIRRDYLHYIKKYNRFEKRHRNMSVHCSPCFRDVALNDVVTIGECRPLAKTVRFNVLKVNKAAGAKKSFKKF